Proteins from a genomic interval of Clostridium scatologenes:
- the secD gene encoding protein translocase subunit SecD: protein MKNKAKSTVLFVICLLLIGFFAYSGVYGATVGDYRLKSFGEVINRGLDLQGGVSVLEEIQASKVDQATFDKTVELLSMRVNKMGVSETTVVREGQKRIRIEVPGKYDAKSVIDGIAKTGELKFVGPDKQTILTGKDVKNAVSTISSESQKPVVTLELNSSGTKKFADATQKFLGQKITIYLDDQVLTDPTVNAVITNGKAEIEGTRTLEEAKRQANLINSGALPVTVKAVESKVVGASLGANSLPLSILAGKIGIGLVILFMILYYRVPGFIAGLALIVYIYLLLLAFATVGVTLTLSGIAGFLLTVGMAVDANVLIFERMKEELKGGKSIKSSIDAGFHRAMTSVIDSHVTTIVAGIVLYGLGSGTVKGFALTLVIGVALSLFTATTVTRTLIKLAAGMGWFYHKWTIGTFGVHDFRRGAKQHV from the coding sequence ATGAAAAATAAAGCAAAAAGCACTGTGCTGTTTGTTATATGTTTACTTCTTATAGGTTTTTTTGCTTACTCAGGAGTCTACGGGGCTACAGTTGGTGACTACAGGCTTAAGTCATTTGGCGAAGTTATAAATAGAGGACTTGATCTTCAAGGTGGAGTTTCAGTTTTGGAAGAAATTCAAGCTAGTAAAGTTGATCAAGCAACCTTTGACAAAACCGTAGAACTTTTATCTATGAGAGTTAACAAAATGGGAGTTAGTGAAACAACCGTTGTTAGAGAAGGACAGAAAAGGATAAGAATAGAAGTACCAGGAAAGTATGATGCCAAGTCTGTAATAGATGGCATAGCTAAAACTGGTGAACTTAAATTTGTAGGTCCAGATAAGCAAACTATACTTACAGGTAAAGATGTTAAGAATGCTGTATCTACTATAAGTTCAGAATCTCAAAAACCAGTAGTTACACTTGAACTTAATTCTTCAGGAACTAAAAAATTTGCAGATGCTACTCAGAAGTTTTTAGGTCAGAAAATAACAATTTATTTAGATGATCAGGTACTTACAGATCCAACTGTTAATGCTGTGATAACTAATGGTAAAGCAGAAATTGAAGGAACTAGAACATTAGAAGAAGCTAAGAGACAGGCTAATTTAATTAACTCTGGTGCACTACCTGTTACTGTTAAAGCAGTTGAATCTAAGGTAGTAGGAGCATCTCTTGGAGCTAATTCTCTTCCTTTAAGTATTTTAGCTGGTAAAATTGGTATAGGATTAGTAATATTATTTATGATATTATATTACAGAGTTCCAGGATTCATTGCAGGGTTAGCACTAATAGTATATATTTATTTATTACTTTTGGCTTTTGCTACAGTAGGTGTAACCTTGACATTATCAGGTATAGCAGGTTTCCTACTTACAGTAGGTATGGCGGTAGATGCTAATGTGCTCATATTTGAAAGAATGAAGGAAGAATTAAAAGGCGGAAAATCAATAAAATCATCTATAGATGCAGGTTTCCATAGAGCTATGACTTCAGTAATAGATTCACATGTAACTACTATAGTTGCAGGAATAGTTCTTTATGGATTGGGTTCTGGTACAGTAAAAGGCTTTGCATTAACACTAGTTATAGGTGTTGCCTTAAGTTTGTTTACAGCAACAACTGTAACAAGAACTTTAATAAAACTTGCAGCAGGTATGGGATGGTTCTATCATAAATGGACAATAGGAACCTTTGGAGTACATGACTTCAGAAGGGGGGCAAAACAGCATGTTTAA
- the secF gene encoding protein translocase subunit SecF, with translation MFKIIEKTKIWFAISSIIILIGLFTAATKGLEFGLDFKGGTVLEISIGKAFDKADIDSIVKKYDSEFQSNKVNNTSIEIKSAKLNNENIAEIVKAVKAKYKDSSVTNQENIGASIGAETRMKAYQAIALSAVAMLIYVAFRFEFTFGLAAILSLIHDVLIMFSFYAVFRIPIDSMFVAAMLTVIGYSINDTIVVFDRIRENHKYMRGSSVIELSNASITQTLARSINTVLTVLIMLVAIYIFVPGIRNFSEPLLVGITSGCYSSIFIATPFWVILKKHMGKNRNSAAKKLKTAK, from the coding sequence ATGTTTAAAATTATAGAAAAAACTAAAATATGGTTTGCCATATCTTCAATTATAATACTCATAGGACTTTTTACAGCTGCTACTAAAGGTTTGGAATTTGGGTTGGATTTTAAAGGCGGTACTGTTCTTGAAATAAGTATAGGAAAAGCTTTTGATAAGGCTGATATAGATAGCATAGTAAAAAAGTATGATTCGGAGTTTCAATCTAATAAGGTTAATAATACTTCTATAGAAATAAAAAGTGCTAAGTTAAATAATGAAAATATAGCTGAAATTGTTAAGGCTGTTAAGGCTAAATATAAAGACAGCAGCGTTACAAATCAAGAAAATATAGGTGCTTCAATAGGTGCAGAAACTAGAATGAAGGCTTATCAGGCTATTGCTTTATCAGCGGTAGCAATGCTTATATATGTAGCATTTAGATTTGAATTTACATTTGGATTAGCAGCAATTCTTTCGCTTATTCACGATGTTTTAATTATGTTTTCATTTTATGCAGTGTTTAGAATACCTATAGATTCAATGTTTGTTGCTGCTATGTTAACAGTTATAGGTTATTCTATAAATGATACAATAGTTGTTTTTGATAGAATAAGAGAAAATCATAAGTACATGAGAGGATCAAGTGTTATAGAACTTAGTAATGCCAGTATAACTCAAACATTGGCAAGATCTATAAATACAGTACTTACAGTTTTAATAATGCTTGTAGCTATTTATATATTTGTACCAGGTATAAGAAACTTCTCAGAGCCACTTTTAGTAGGTATTACATCAGGATGTTATTCATCAATATTCATAGCTACTCCATTCTGGGTAATATTAAAGAAACATATGGGTAAGAATAGAAATTCAGCTGCAAAAAAATTAAAGACAGCAAAATAA
- a CDS encoding DHH family phosphoesterase → MEIQERNMQYSRVSDAQDPFLLKGMKEALKRIIKAVNEREKIVIYGYYDLDGITAVSLLLLVLKYLNADVEYVVPESMDEYFGIDSDIIKNHVKFLGARLIITVGCGVNSVSQVELCKELGIDVIITDYHECSKVLPETIIVNPNQEGCKYTFKDLTAVGIAFKLAQSISMYYQMKCISKYLDLVMIGIISRNINLTGENKIMVSQGMYHLNYTNNYGLKALIKIHNIVNINKESICKLAYNIVPVSKSIRNVDNARIAVELFTTASMDRAEQIAKYLKNETKGNELCIS, encoded by the coding sequence ATGGAGATACAAGAAAGAAATATGCAGTATTCTAGAGTTTCAGATGCTCAGGATCCTTTTTTGTTAAAAGGGATGAAAGAAGCATTAAAAAGAATTATAAAGGCAGTAAATGAAAGAGAAAAGATAGTTATTTATGGCTACTATGACTTAGATGGTATAACAGCTGTTTCTTTGTTGTTGCTAGTTTTAAAGTATTTAAATGCAGATGTGGAATATGTTGTTCCTGAAAGTATGGATGAATATTTTGGTATAGATTCTGATATTATAAAAAACCATGTAAAATTTTTAGGAGCAAGGCTTATTATTACAGTAGGGTGTGGGGTGAATTCTGTTTCACAGGTTGAACTCTGTAAGGAACTAGGCATAGATGTAATAATAACTGATTATCATGAATGTTCTAAGGTACTTCCTGAAACTATTATTGTAAATCCAAATCAAGAAGGCTGTAAATATACTTTTAAAGATTTAACAGCAGTAGGAATAGCATTTAAATTAGCACAATCTATATCTATGTATTATCAAATGAAGTGTATAAGTAAATATTTAGATTTAGTTATGATAGGTATAATTTCGAGAAATATAAACTTGACTGGTGAAAATAAAATTATGGTTAGTCAAGGAATGTATCATTTGAATTATACCAATAATTATGGTCTTAAAGCTTTAATCAAAATCCATAATATTGTAAATATAAATAAAGAAAGCATATGTAAATTAGCATATAATATTGTACCAGTATCAAAGAGTATCAGAAATGTAGATAATGCAAGAATAGCGGTAGAATTGTTTACCACTGCTAGTATGGATAGAGCTGAGCAGATAGCAAAATATTTAAAAAATGAAACTAAAGGAAATGAGTTGTGCATTTCTTGA
- a CDS encoding adenine phosphoribosyltransferase encodes MDLKEKVRVIDGFPKEGISFKDVTTLLQDKDAFKYTVDKIVEYLKDKKIDVVVGPEARGFLFGAPVAYALGAGFVPVRKKGKLPYDTISVNYDLEYGSDELEIHKDSIKKNQRIAIVDDLLATGGTIGSVAKLVEQLGGEVVTVDFVMELTDLNGREKLKKYDIMSLIKYNV; translated from the coding sequence GTGGACTTGAAGGAAAAGGTAAGAGTAATAGATGGTTTTCCAAAAGAAGGAATAAGTTTTAAAGATGTAACTACTTTATTGCAGGATAAAGATGCATTTAAATACACTGTGGATAAAATTGTAGAGTATTTAAAGGACAAGAAAATTGATGTGGTGGTTGGCCCTGAAGCCAGAGGGTTTCTATTTGGAGCACCAGTAGCATATGCCTTAGGAGCTGGATTTGTACCTGTAAGAAAAAAAGGAAAACTTCCATATGACACTATTAGTGTAAATTATGATTTAGAATATGGCAGCGACGAATTAGAGATACATAAAGATAGCATAAAGAAAAATCAAAGAATTGCCATAGTAGATGACTTATTAGCTACAGGAGGAACTATTGGTTCTGTTGCTAAATTGGTAGAACAACTAGGTGGAGAAGTTGTAACTGTGGATTTTGTCATGGAATTAACTGATTTAAATGGAAGAGAAAAGTTAAAAAAATACGATATAATGTCTTTAATTAAATACAATGTTTAA
- a CDS encoding RelA/SpoT family protein has translation MLKKLIEKIDKNCINVDKKMVEKAYNLADEAHKKQKRESGEPYIMHPVEVACILAEMGMDTSTITAGLLHDVIEDTEYTYEDICNEFSVEVANLVDGVTKLGKIQYKTKEEQQADNVRKMLLAMAKDIRVILIKLADRMHNMRTLKYMPVEKQKEKAKETFDIYAPLAHRLGMSKIKWELEDLAFRYINPNEYYFIVRKISEKREEREEYIGEVIQQLENNLDRAGISSEIDGRPKHFYSIYRKMVNKNKTIDQIFDLTAVRILVETVKDCYAALGIVHTIYKPIPGRFKDYIAMPKPNMYQSLHSTVIGPQGKPFEIQIRTFAMHKTAEYGIAAHWKYKEGVETADDIDKKLTWLREILEWQRETSDAEEFMEGFKIDLFSDEVFVFTPKGTVINLPYEATPIDFAYKIHTDIGNRCIGAKVSGKMVPLDYHLKTGEIVEILASTTPKGPSIDWLSIVKSNQAKSKIRAWFKKAKREENIVKGKDLLEKETKKQGYNFGEFAKGEILETTLKRYNMNSIDDLYAAVGVGAIIQSNVVLKLKELYLKNNKHEVDDWKAVEEQLNKNSKQNKPKKDQPGIIVKGESNLLVRFAKCCNPVPGDEIVGYITKGRGVSIHRKDCKNVDFLLKNEDNKLVEVSWGRPKGAEYIAEIEISAEDREGILAEAMEIISNSNTYLYAVNAKPPKNGIATINIKLKISSIDDLKLVMKKIKRIRNVIDVYRTKN, from the coding sequence ATGCTAAAAAAATTAATAGAAAAAATAGACAAAAATTGCATTAATGTAGATAAAAAAATGGTAGAAAAGGCTTATAATTTAGCTGATGAGGCACATAAAAAACAAAAAAGAGAATCCGGAGAACCGTATATAATGCACCCTGTAGAAGTAGCATGCATATTAGCTGAGATGGGCATGGATACTAGTACTATAACAGCAGGACTACTCCACGATGTAATAGAAGATACGGAATATACTTATGAAGACATTTGTAATGAGTTTAGTGTAGAAGTTGCAAATTTAGTTGATGGTGTAACTAAACTTGGGAAAATACAGTATAAAACAAAAGAAGAACAGCAGGCAGATAATGTTAGAAAGATGCTTCTTGCTATGGCAAAGGATATAAGAGTCATACTTATAAAATTGGCAGATAGAATGCATAATATGAGAACTTTAAAGTATATGCCTGTAGAAAAACAAAAGGAAAAAGCTAAGGAAACCTTTGATATATATGCTCCACTTGCTCATAGATTAGGTATGTCAAAAATAAAATGGGAATTGGAAGATTTAGCATTTAGATATATAAATCCTAATGAATATTATTTTATAGTAAGAAAGATTTCAGAAAAAAGAGAAGAAAGAGAAGAATATATAGGTGAAGTAATACAGCAGCTTGAAAACAATTTAGATAGGGCTGGAATATCATCAGAGATAGATGGAAGACCGAAACATTTTTATAGTATATATAGAAAGATGGTTAATAAAAATAAGACTATAGATCAAATTTTTGATTTAACAGCAGTTAGAATACTTGTAGAAACTGTAAAGGACTGTTATGCTGCATTAGGAATAGTACATACTATATATAAGCCTATACCAGGCAGATTTAAGGATTATATTGCTATGCCTAAACCTAATATGTATCAATCTCTTCATTCTACAGTTATAGGACCTCAGGGAAAACCATTTGAAATACAAATTAGAACCTTTGCAATGCATAAAACTGCTGAATATGGTATAGCTGCTCATTGGAAGTATAAAGAAGGGGTAGAGACAGCAGATGATATAGATAAAAAGCTTACATGGCTTAGAGAAATATTGGAGTGGCAGAGAGAAACTTCAGATGCGGAAGAATTTATGGAAGGGTTTAAAATAGACTTGTTTTCTGATGAGGTATTTGTATTTACTCCAAAAGGTACTGTAATAAACTTACCTTATGAGGCAACACCAATAGACTTTGCCTATAAAATTCATACAGACATAGGAAATAGGTGTATAGGAGCAAAAGTAAGTGGAAAAATGGTTCCTCTTGATTATCATTTAAAAACAGGAGAAATTGTTGAAATATTGGCATCAACTACACCAAAGGGTCCAAGTATAGATTGGCTCAGCATTGTTAAAAGTAATCAAGCTAAGAGTAAAATAAGAGCTTGGTTCAAAAAAGCAAAAAGAGAAGAAAATATAGTAAAAGGTAAGGATTTACTTGAAAAAGAAACTAAGAAACAAGGATATAATTTTGGAGAATTTGCTAAAGGTGAAATACTAGAAACTACACTTAAAAGATATAATATGAATTCTATAGATGATTTGTATGCAGCTGTAGGGGTTGGAGCTATTATTCAATCTAATGTGGTTTTGAAGTTAAAAGAGCTTTACTTAAAAAACAATAAACATGAAGTTGACGATTGGAAAGCAGTAGAAGAACAATTAAATAAAAATAGTAAGCAAAATAAACCAAAGAAAGATCAGCCAGGCATAATAGTAAAAGGTGAAAGTAACTTACTTGTAAGATTTGCAAAATGCTGCAATCCAGTTCCAGGTGATGAGATAGTTGGTTATATAACTAAGGGGAGAGGTGTCTCAATTCACAGAAAAGACTGTAAGAATGTGGACTTTTTATTAAAAAATGAAGATAATAAGTTGGTTGAAGTAAGTTGGGGAAGACCTAAGGGAGCTGAATATATAGCTGAAATTGAAATTAGTGCAGAGGATAGAGAAGGAATATTGGCAGAGGCTATGGAAATTATAAGTAATAGCAATACTTATTTATATGCTGTAAATGCAAAGCCTCCTAAAAATGGAATTGCCACTATAAATATAAAGTTAAAAATATCTAGTATAGATGATTTAAAGCTTGTTATGAAAAAGATAAAGAGAATCAGAAATGTTATTGATGTTTATAGAACTAAAAATTAA
- the dtd gene encoding D-aminoacyl-tRNA deacylase — MRAVVQRVKYSKVEINGEVVGEINKGLNVLLGISREDTQEHITYLKDKILNLRIFEDENGKLNKSLLDVGGELLIISQFTLYGDCRKGRRPSFIEALGGDEAEKMYEEFVRQCRETVPKVETGRFGADMLVSIENDGPVTLMIDSNKTF, encoded by the coding sequence ATGCGTGCTGTAGTACAGAGGGTTAAGTATTCTAAGGTAGAAATAAATGGAGAAGTAGTTGGAGAAATAAATAAAGGTTTAAATGTTTTACTTGGGATATCAAGGGAAGATACACAGGAACATATAACTTATTTAAAAGACAAAATTTTAAATTTGAGGATATTTGAAGATGAGAATGGAAAATTGAATAAGTCTCTTCTAGATGTAGGAGGAGAATTATTAATAATATCACAATTTACTTTATATGGAGATTGTAGAAAAGGCAGAAGACCAAGTTTTATAGAAGCATTAGGTGGGGATGAGGCAGAAAAAATGTATGAGGAATTTGTGAGACAATGTAGAGAAACTGTACCTAAGGTGGAGACAGGAAGATTTGGTGCAGACATGTTAGTAAGTATAGAAAATGATGGTCCCGTTACGTTAATGATAGATAGTAATAAAACTTTTTAA
- a CDS encoding MBL fold metallo-hydrolase, with the protein MKIKRIPAGVYAANCYIVIDEETKDCVVMDPGGDEEDLIKAIKKENVQVKYILLTHGHADHTGAALRLKKDFNAPLCINSEDYELISKGAFMYGDIVNNIDQYIKEGDIFKVGNMDIKCIHTPGHTPGGVCFLIEDSVFTGDTLFAGSIGRTDFQGGNFDAIIKSIKEKLMVLSDEIKVFPGHGPESTIGKERLHNPFL; encoded by the coding sequence ATGAAAATAAAAAGAATTCCTGCGGGAGTTTATGCGGCAAACTGTTATATAGTAATAGATGAAGAAACTAAAGATTGTGTTGTAATGGACCCAGGTGGAGATGAAGAAGATTTAATAAAAGCGATAAAAAAAGAAAATGTTCAGGTTAAATATATATTGCTTACTCATGGTCATGCAGATCATACTGGTGCTGCACTAAGGTTAAAAAAAGATTTTAATGCACCTTTATGTATAAATAGTGAAGATTATGAGCTAATAAGTAAAGGTGCATTTATGTATGGAGACATTGTTAATAATATAGATCAATATATAAAAGAGGGAGATATTTTTAAGGTTGGAAATATGGATATAAAATGTATTCATACGCCAGGACATACGCCAGGAGGAGTTTGTTTCTTAATTGAAGATTCAGTATTTACAGGAGATACATTATTTGCAGGTTCTATAGGAAGAACAGATTTTCAAGGAGGAAACTTTGATGCAATAATAAAGAGCATTAAAGAAAAACTTATGGTGCTAAGTGATGAAATTAAAGTTTTCCCAGGTCATGGACCAGAAAGTACCATAGGAAAAGAAAGATTACACAATCCATTTTTATAG